A section of the Thauera chlorobenzoica genome encodes:
- a CDS encoding MFS transporter: MQTSASSRNLALAVVIAAYMLSFFHRFAPAGIAQDLAAAFHTSAASLGVLAATYFYVYTIMQVPTGILVDTLGPRRILLLGGLVAGAGSALFGFAPNLDTALVGRTLVGLGVSVVFIAMLKLIAVWFDERRFATLVGLSMLLGNLGSVLAGTPLAAIAQVASWRGVFFGAAVLSVLLGVACWFFVREARAPGTPAPRFDRTAVLGSLMGVLKNRATWPAVGVNFGIAGSFFAFAGLWATPYLVQVHGLSRVEAASHVSLYFAGFAVGCLAIGTLSDRLGRRKPVLIASSALYSLLWLVWLSAVSMPIALSYALFAVMGVATASFALTWACAKEVNPPQLSGMSTSVTNMGGFLAGALLQPAVGLIMDAGWDGTLVEGVRVYAVGTFRHGIGLLAAAALLGTLASLFLRETGCRNIWKPGP; this comes from the coding sequence ATGCAGACATCCGCTTCCAGCCGCAACCTGGCGTTGGCCGTGGTCATCGCCGCCTACATGCTGTCCTTCTTCCATCGCTTCGCCCCCGCCGGCATCGCCCAGGACCTGGCCGCGGCCTTTCACACCAGCGCGGCGTCGCTCGGCGTGCTCGCGGCGACCTATTTCTACGTGTATACGATCATGCAGGTGCCGACCGGCATCCTCGTCGACACCCTGGGGCCGCGCCGCATCCTGCTGCTGGGCGGGCTGGTGGCCGGGGCCGGCAGCGCGCTGTTCGGCTTCGCCCCGAACCTGGACACCGCGCTGGTCGGGCGCACCCTGGTCGGGCTCGGCGTGTCGGTGGTGTTCATCGCGATGCTCAAGCTGATCGCGGTGTGGTTCGACGAGCGCCGCTTCGCCACCCTTGTCGGACTGTCGATGCTGCTCGGCAACCTCGGCTCGGTGCTCGCCGGCACGCCGCTCGCCGCCATCGCACAGGTCGCCTCGTGGCGCGGGGTGTTCTTCGGCGCCGCCGTCCTGTCGGTGCTGCTGGGCGTCGCCTGCTGGTTCTTCGTCCGCGAAGCGCGCGCGCCGGGCACCCCCGCCCCCCGCTTCGACCGCACCGCCGTGCTCGGCAGCCTGATGGGGGTGCTGAAGAACCGCGCCACCTGGCCTGCGGTGGGGGTGAACTTCGGCATCGCCGGCAGCTTCTTCGCCTTCGCCGGGCTGTGGGCCACCCCTTACCTGGTGCAGGTGCACGGCCTGTCCCGGGTCGAGGCGGCGAGCCACGTGTCGCTTTATTTCGCCGGTTTCGCCGTCGGCTGCCTGGCGATCGGCACCCTGTCGGACCGCCTCGGCCGGCGCAAGCCGGTGCTGATCGCCTCCTCCGCCCTGTACAGCCTGCTGTGGCTGGTGTGGCTGTCGGCGGTGTCGATGCCGATCGCGCTGTCCTACGCGCTGTTCGCCGTGATGGGCGTGGCCACCGCCAGCTTCGCCCTGACCTGGGCCTGCGCCAAGGAAGTGAACCCGCCCCAGCTCTCGGGGATGAGCACCAGCGTCACCAACATGGGCGGCTTTCTCGCCGGTGCGCTGCTGCAACCGGCGGTCGGCCTGATCATGGACGCGGGCTGGGACGGCACCCTGGTCGAAGGCGTGCGCGTGTATGCGGTCGGCACCTTCCGCCACGGCATCGGCCTGCTCGCCGCCGCCGCCCTGCTCGGCACCCTCGCCAGCCTGTTCCTGCGCGAGACGGGGTGCCGCAACATCTGGAAGCCGGGCCCCTGA
- a CDS encoding phosphoribosylaminoimidazolesuccinocarboxamide synthase, whose amino-acid sequence MATPLFETSIKSLPLLGRGKVRDIYAIDADTLLIVTSDRLSAFDVILPDPIPDKGRVLVALANFWFDKLGHILPNQLTGIDPETVVAPDERDQVRGRALVVKRLKPLPIEAVVRGYVIGSGWKDYQATGAICGIALPAGLAQAAKLPAPIFTPSSKADIGEHDENISFAQAQARCEAMLKDALAGTGKSGAGLADEARAAAIALYSEAAGYAAGRGILIADTKFEFGIDAAGTLHLIDEALTPDSSRFWPADSYHEGISPPSFDKQFVRDYLETLDWNKTAPGPRLPAEVIERTAAKYREAYERLTGRTLD is encoded by the coding sequence GTGGCGACGCCCCTTTTCGAAACTTCCATCAAGAGCCTGCCGCTGCTCGGCCGCGGCAAGGTGCGCGACATCTACGCGATCGACGCCGACACCCTGCTGATCGTGACCAGCGACCGCCTGTCGGCGTTCGACGTGATCCTGCCCGACCCGATTCCGGACAAGGGCCGGGTGCTGGTGGCGCTGGCGAACTTCTGGTTCGACAAGCTCGGCCACATCCTCCCCAACCAGCTCACCGGCATCGACCCCGAGACCGTGGTCGCGCCCGACGAGCGCGACCAGGTGCGCGGCCGGGCGCTGGTGGTCAAGCGCCTGAAGCCGCTGCCGATCGAGGCGGTGGTGCGCGGCTACGTGATCGGCTCGGGCTGGAAGGACTACCAGGCCACCGGGGCGATCTGCGGCATCGCCCTGCCCGCGGGCCTCGCCCAGGCGGCGAAGCTGCCGGCGCCGATCTTCACCCCCTCGTCGAAGGCGGACATCGGCGAGCACGACGAGAACATCTCCTTCGCCCAGGCCCAGGCGCGCTGCGAGGCGATGTTGAAGGACGCGCTCGCCGGCACCGGCAAGAGCGGCGCCGGGCTCGCCGACGAGGCGCGCGCGGCGGCGATCGCGCTGTATTCGGAAGCGGCCGGCTACGCCGCCGGGCGCGGCATCCTGATCGCCGACACCAAGTTCGAGTTCGGCATCGACGCCGCCGGCACGCTGCACCTGATCGACGAAGCGCTGACGCCCGACTCGTCGCGCTTCTGGCCCGCCGACAGCTACCACGAAGGGATCAGCCCGCCGTCCTTCGACAAGCAGTTCGTGCGCGACTACCTGGAAACGCTGGACTGGAACAAGACCGCGCCGGGGCCGCGCCTGCCCGCCGAGGTCATCGAGCGTACTGCGGCCAAGTACCGCGAAGCCTACGAGCGCCTGACCGGACGCACGCTGGACTGA
- a CDS encoding hemerythrin domain-containing protein has protein sequence MKLINALQDEHVLIDQVLGSFRTYVGGLIDGTAEPEDGRRFAAFFTEFAGHFHHDREERVFFDALVKDAELPGDRGPVYAVLHEHAEMAGWLGEMVPLLEQGPLSEDDAVRLRGLATRYSHALWRHIDAENSVLYPEGVERLLRSGIRELPDRPMSEAEAAAREDGAALLVRYPPVEDAALTRGDGCFMCRAYGDTCDGLEAEWWTELEWEEFFIR, from the coding sequence ATGAAGCTGATCAACGCATTGCAAGACGAACACGTGCTGATCGATCAGGTGCTGGGATCGTTTCGCACGTACGTCGGAGGACTCATTGACGGGACCGCGGAGCCGGAGGACGGCAGACGCTTCGCCGCGTTTTTCACCGAGTTTGCCGGCCATTTCCACCACGATCGCGAGGAGCGCGTGTTCTTCGATGCGCTCGTCAAGGATGCGGAGCTACCGGGCGACCGCGGACCGGTATACGCCGTCTTGCACGAGCACGCCGAGATGGCGGGGTGGCTGGGCGAGATGGTGCCGCTTCTCGAACAGGGGCCGCTGTCCGAGGACGATGCTGTCCGGCTGCGGGGGCTGGCAACCCGCTACTCGCACGCGCTCTGGCGTCATATCGACGCGGAGAATTCCGTTCTCTACCCGGAGGGGGTCGAGCGCCTTCTCCGGAGCGGCATTCGCGAGTTGCCGGATCGGCCGATGAGCGAGGCAGAGGCGGCCGCGCGTGAAGACGGTGCGGCCCTGCTCGTCCGTTACCCGCCGGTCGAGGACGCTGCGCTCACGCGCGGTGACGGTTGTTTCATGTGCCGAGCCTACGGTGACACCTGCGACGGGCTGGAGGCCGAGTGGTGGACCGAGCTCGAGTGGGAGGAGTTTTTCATCCGGTGA
- a CDS encoding UDP-2,3-diacylglucosamine diphosphatase: MPEAVRAALPALFVSDLHLKEEEPDTVAAFLDFLAGPARGAGSLFILGDLFEYWAGDDDLDAPFNQRVCSALHTLAGHGVGVFFIAGNRDLLAGEGFARAAGLQLLADPCRVRFGRGEDAPLVLLSHGDALCTDDRAYQAYRRQVRDPAWQADFLAQPLAARKAFIADLRQKSEAAKRDKAMEIMDVNAEAVATLLRAHRYPTLVHGHTHRPARHEHDIDGRRCVRWVLSDWHGRATWLTFDGQRFEVVCVTG, encoded by the coding sequence ATGCCGGAAGCCGTCCGCGCGGCGCTTCCGGCATTGTTCGTTTCCGACCTCCATCTGAAGGAGGAAGAGCCGGACACGGTTGCAGCCTTCCTCGATTTCCTCGCCGGCCCCGCCCGCGGCGCCGGCAGCCTGTTCATCCTCGGCGATCTGTTCGAGTACTGGGCCGGGGACGACGATCTCGACGCCCCCTTTAACCAGCGCGTGTGCAGCGCACTGCACACCCTTGCCGGGCACGGCGTCGGCGTTTTCTTCATCGCCGGCAACCGCGACCTGCTCGCCGGCGAAGGTTTCGCCCGCGCCGCTGGCCTGCAATTGCTCGCCGATCCGTGCCGCGTGCGCTTCGGCCGCGGGGAGGACGCCCCGCTCGTGCTGCTGAGCCACGGCGACGCGCTGTGCACCGACGACCGCGCCTACCAGGCCTACCGCCGCCAGGTACGCGACCCTGCCTGGCAGGCGGACTTTCTCGCCCAGCCGCTCGCCGCACGCAAGGCCTTCATCGCCGACCTGAGGCAAAAGAGCGAAGCCGCCAAGCGCGACAAGGCCATGGAGATCATGGACGTGAACGCCGAGGCCGTAGCCACGCTGCTGCGCGCGCACCGCTACCCGACCCTGGTGCACGGCCACACCCATCGTCCGGCGCGCCACGAGCACGACATCGACGGCCGGCGCTGCGTGCGCTGGGTGCTGTCGGACTGGCATGGCCGCGCCACCTGGCTCACCTTCGACGGCCAGCGCTTCGAAGTTGTGTGCGTCACCGGATGA
- a CDS encoding peptidylprolyl isomerase, which produces MAVKLHTNHGVITLELDADKAPVTVANFLAYVEAGHYDNTIFHRVIDGFMIQGGGFEPGMNQKPTKEQIKNEADNGLKNDRGTIAMARTQDPHSATAQFFINVADNAFLNHRSPDPQGWGYCVFGRVSDGLDVIDSIRKVKTGSSGFHQDVPKEDVIIERAEVA; this is translated from the coding sequence ATGGCAGTCAAGCTGCACACCAACCACGGCGTCATCACCCTCGAACTCGACGCCGACAAGGCGCCGGTGACGGTTGCCAACTTCCTCGCCTACGTGGAAGCCGGCCACTACGACAACACCATCTTCCACCGCGTCATCGACGGCTTCATGATCCAGGGTGGCGGCTTCGAGCCAGGCATGAACCAGAAGCCGACCAAGGAGCAGATCAAGAACGAAGCCGACAACGGCCTCAAGAACGATCGCGGCACCATCGCCATGGCGCGCACCCAGGATCCGCACTCGGCGACCGCACAGTTCTTCATCAACGTTGCCGACAACGCCTTCCTCAACCACCGCTCGCCCGACCCGCAGGGCTGGGGGTATTGCGTGTTCGGCCGGGTCAGCGACGGTCTCGATGTGATCGACAGCATCCGCAAGGTCAAGACCGGCTCCAGCGGCTTCCACCAGGACGTCCCCAAGGAAGACGTCATCATCGAGCGCGCCGAAGTTGCCTGA
- a CDS encoding peptidylprolyl isomerase, with product MRKHLIAFAALATTALSALAANPMVELKTSQGEIVVELFADKAPKSAENFVQYVKDGHYDGTVFHRVIDGFMIQGGGFDADMKQKGTRAPIQNEAKNGLKNEPGTLAMARTADPHSASAQFFINLVPNTFLDYPSRDGWGYAVFGKVVKGMDVVEKIAKVPTANRGFHQNVPLEAVLIERAHVLEGAAAPASKTAR from the coding sequence ATGAGAAAGCACCTGATCGCCTTTGCCGCACTGGCCACGACCGCGCTGAGCGCGCTCGCCGCCAATCCGATGGTCGAACTCAAGACCAGCCAGGGCGAGATCGTGGTCGAGCTGTTCGCCGACAAGGCGCCGAAGTCGGCGGAAAACTTTGTCCAGTACGTCAAGGACGGCCACTACGACGGCACCGTCTTCCATCGCGTGATCGACGGATTCATGATCCAGGGCGGCGGCTTCGACGCCGACATGAAGCAGAAGGGCACGCGCGCACCGATCCAGAACGAGGCGAAGAACGGTCTGAAGAACGAACCCGGCACGCTGGCGATGGCCCGCACCGCCGACCCTCACTCGGCGAGCGCGCAGTTCTTCATCAACCTCGTGCCCAACACCTTCCTCGACTACCCGTCGCGCGACGGCTGGGGCTACGCCGTATTCGGCAAGGTAGTGAAGGGCATGGACGTGGTGGAGAAGATCGCCAAGGTGCCGACCGCCAACCGCGGCTTCCATCAGAACGTGCCGCTCGAGGCGGTGCTCATCGAGCGCGCCCACGTGCTCGAGGGCGCAGCAGCGCCGGCCAGCAAGACGGCCAGGTAA
- the cysS gene encoding cysteine--tRNA ligase, whose amino-acid sequence MLTIYNTLSRNKEAFTPIEPGKVRMYVCGMTVYDYCHLGHARVMVVFDMVARWLRASGMEVTYVRNITDIDDKIIRRAQDNGESIRVLTDRFIGAMHEDADALGVLRPDFEPRATDYVAQMQSLIGRLEQKGLAYVAANRDVCYAVRKFGGYGRLSGKSLDELRAGERVDVAGDKNDPLDFVLWKHAKATEPDEVKWASPWGAGRPGWHIECSAMSSELLGEHFDIHGGGMDLQFPHHENEIAQSEGAHGHAFVNYWMHNGFVRVDDEKMSKSLGNFFTIREVLQKYDPEVVRFFILRAHYRSALNYSDAHLEDARNALTRLYTALKNVPADTEAAVDWREPAAQRFRAAMDDDFNTAEAVAVLFELANEVNRSASPALAAQLKALAAVLGLLGREPQAFLQAGVPDAGGLDPEAIEGRVAERAAAKKARNYAEADRIRAELLESGVILEDGAGGTTWRRA is encoded by the coding sequence ATGCTCACGATCTACAACACCCTGTCGCGCAACAAGGAAGCCTTCACCCCGATCGAACCCGGCAAGGTCCGCATGTACGTGTGCGGCATGACGGTGTACGACTACTGTCATCTCGGCCATGCGCGCGTGATGGTGGTGTTCGACATGGTGGCGCGCTGGCTGCGGGCGAGCGGAATGGAGGTGACTTATGTCCGCAACATCACCGACATCGACGACAAGATCATCCGCCGGGCGCAGGACAACGGCGAGTCGATCCGGGTCCTGACCGATCGCTTCATCGGCGCGATGCACGAGGATGCCGATGCGCTCGGCGTGCTGCGCCCGGATTTCGAGCCGCGCGCCACCGACTATGTCGCCCAGATGCAGAGCCTGATCGGCCGTCTCGAGCAGAAGGGCCTGGCCTACGTCGCCGCCAATCGTGACGTGTGCTACGCGGTGCGCAAGTTCGGCGGCTACGGCCGGCTTTCGGGCAAGTCGCTCGACGAGCTGCGTGCCGGCGAGCGCGTCGATGTGGCGGGCGACAAGAACGACCCGCTCGATTTCGTGCTGTGGAAGCATGCCAAGGCGACGGAACCGGACGAGGTCAAATGGGCTTCGCCCTGGGGCGCCGGCCGCCCCGGCTGGCACATCGAGTGCTCGGCGATGAGTTCCGAACTGCTCGGCGAGCACTTCGACATCCACGGCGGCGGCATGGACCTGCAGTTTCCCCATCACGAGAACGAGATCGCCCAGTCCGAGGGCGCGCACGGCCATGCCTTCGTCAATTACTGGATGCACAACGGCTTCGTGCGCGTCGACGACGAGAAGATGTCGAAGTCGCTCGGCAACTTCTTCACCATCCGCGAAGTGCTGCAGAAGTACGACCCCGAAGTGGTGCGCTTCTTCATTCTGCGCGCCCACTACCGCAGCGCGCTGAACTACTCGGATGCCCACCTCGAGGACGCGCGCAACGCCCTGACCCGGCTGTATACCGCACTCAAGAACGTGCCGGCGGACACCGAGGCGGCGGTCGATTGGCGTGAGCCGGCGGCACAGCGCTTCCGCGCCGCGATGGACGACGACTTCAATACCGCCGAAGCGGTGGCGGTGCTGTTCGAACTCGCCAACGAGGTCAACCGCAGCGCCTCGCCGGCGCTCGCGGCGCAGCTGAAGGCGCTCGCTGCCGTGCTCGGCCTGCTCGGGCGCGAACCGCAGGCCTTCCTGCAGGCCGGTGTGCCCGATGCCGGTGGCCTCGACCCCGAGGCCATCGAGGGGAGGGTGGCCGAGCGTGCCGCGGCGAAAAAGGCCAGGAACTACGCCGAGGCCGACCGCATCCGCGCCGAGCTGCTCGAATCCGGCGTGATCCTCGAGGACGGCGCCGGCGGCACGACCTGGCGGCGAGCCTGA
- a CDS encoding thioesterase family protein: MNAAANCPETGFTLRGRVRGDWIDYNGHMNVAYYVLAFDQATDAFLDVLGLDADYRARCRHTTFVLEMHVNYVREIGRDQPYVIGTRVLDADHKRVHLFHEMRHETEGWLAATNELMVMHIDMEARRGADFPPEVQARVDAWLAAQGALPRPDQAGSMIGIRR, translated from the coding sequence ATGAATGCTGCTGCGAACTGCCCTGAAACGGGATTCACCCTGCGCGGCAGGGTGCGCGGGGACTGGATCGACTACAACGGCCACATGAATGTGGCCTACTACGTGCTGGCGTTCGACCAGGCGACCGACGCCTTTCTCGATGTGCTCGGCCTCGACGCCGACTACCGTGCGCGCTGCCGCCACACGACCTTCGTCCTCGAAATGCACGTCAATTACGTCCGCGAGATCGGCCGCGACCAGCCCTACGTGATCGGCACGCGCGTGCTCGATGCAGACCACAAGCGCGTCCACCTCTTCCACGAGATGCGCCACGAGACTGAGGGCTGGCTTGCCGCGACCAACGAACTGATGGTCATGCACATCGACATGGAGGCCCGGCGCGGCGCCGATTTTCCGCCCGAGGTCCAGGCTCGGGTGGATGCCTGGCTGGCGGCCCAGGGCGCACTGCCGCGGCCGGACCAGGCTGGAAGCATGATCGGTATCCGGAGGTAG
- the dnaJ gene encoding molecular chaperone DnaJ has protein sequence MSKRDYYEVLGVNRDASDDEIKKAYRKLAMKHHPDRNPDNKGAEEKFKEAKEAYEMLSDPQKKAAYDRYGHAGVDPSMGAGPGAQGFDGFSDAFGDIFGDLFGAGRGGSRSNVYRGADLRYNLEITLEEAARGAEKTIRIPTVEECATCHGSGAKPGTQPKPCPTCNGHGQVRVQQGFFSIQQTCPKCHGSGKIIPDPCRDCGGAGRVKKHKTLEVKIPAGIDEGMRLRHAGHGEPGVNGGPPGDLYVEIHIRKHAMFERDHDDLHCEMPISISTAALGGEIEIPTLEGMARLKIPAETQSGKVFRLRGKGIKNVRSHVHGDLMCHVVVETPVNLTERQKELLREFEEISSGNADRHNPKAKSWMDKVKDFFAT, from the coding sequence ATGTCCAAAAGGGATTACTACGAAGTCCTCGGCGTCAACCGCGATGCGAGCGACGACGAAATCAAGAAGGCCTACCGCAAGCTGGCCATGAAGCACCACCCGGACCGCAACCCGGACAACAAGGGTGCCGAGGAGAAATTCAAGGAGGCCAAAGAGGCCTACGAGATGCTCTCCGACCCGCAGAAGAAGGCGGCCTACGACCGTTACGGCCACGCCGGGGTCGACCCCTCGATGGGCGCAGGCCCCGGCGCGCAAGGCTTCGACGGTTTTTCCGATGCGTTCGGCGACATCTTCGGCGATCTCTTCGGGGCGGGGCGCGGCGGCAGCCGCTCCAATGTCTATCGCGGTGCCGACCTGCGTTACAACCTCGAGATCACCCTCGAGGAGGCTGCGCGTGGCGCGGAAAAGACGATCCGCATTCCCACCGTCGAGGAATGCGCCACCTGCCACGGCAGCGGCGCCAAGCCGGGCACCCAGCCCAAGCCCTGCCCGACCTGCAACGGCCACGGCCAGGTGCGTGTGCAGCAAGGCTTCTTCTCGATCCAGCAGACCTGCCCGAAGTGCCACGGCAGCGGCAAGATCATCCCCGACCCCTGCCGCGACTGCGGCGGCGCCGGCCGGGTGAAGAAGCACAAGACCCTGGAAGTGAAGATTCCCGCCGGCATCGACGAAGGCATGCGCCTGCGCCACGCCGGCCACGGCGAGCCCGGGGTCAATGGCGGCCCGCCGGGCGACCTCTACGTCGAGATCCACATCCGCAAGCACGCGATGTTCGAGCGCGACCACGACGACCTGCACTGCGAGATGCCGATCAGTATCTCCACCGCGGCGCTTGGCGGCGAGATCGAGATCCCGACCCTGGAAGGCATGGCGCGCCTCAAGATCCCCGCCGAAACCCAGAGCGGCAAGGTCTTCCGCCTGCGCGGCAAAGGCATCAAGAACGTGCGCAGCCATGTCCACGGTGACCTGATGTGCCACGTCGTGGTGGAAACGCCGGTCAACCTGACCGAGCGTCAGAAGGAACTGCTGCGCGAATTCGAGGAAATCTCCAGCGGCAACGCCGACCGCCACAATCCGAAGGCGAAGTCGTGGATGGACAAGGTGAAGGACTTCTTCGCCACCTGA